The DNA window TTATCCTATATTCAACTAATACACAGTTTTGACATTTAATactataacacaattcaatttaatacatgctCTCAATCACATTCACAACCACAATCCAATTCATTTTTCAATCACATATATTCATGTTATACACATACTACCAAAtatcatatatccattcaatcaTACTactttctattctattcaatttagtccctgtctCAATATTCAATCTCAACCATAACGATTCCATTCAAACAACCATTAACAAATTACCTCAACATGGTATAATGTAAAATGTCATGAATATGCAGTAAATAAATTAATCccgaatcatagaaatacaaatcggGGTTTTGTGTTGCTTGTCGACAACTCTTGCTTTTGTTTTCCCTCTCAATGGCCTGGCATCGACATTAGCTAAATTAAGGGTTGAATGTTTTcaaagcttggaaaatttctCTTTGTTGAAGAAGAATGTGGTTTTGATCCAccaattttaacttatatagtcCAATTAGtgcttagttaattaatttaatcatgcttAGTTTACTTTAATCATTCATTAATTAAGCCTAATGGCATCCTACATCATCATCCACTATCcaccatttttaaccattttaGTCTTTTGAATAATTGCTACCTAAGTCTCCaagcctttttctaattaaaattatatagtgattgaatttttacaatttataagtCTATGTACCTTAAGTAACTAATTAATTGATGAAATTACTCAGCCAttctttaatatatttgtatattaacttataaatatttttatttaatatttacaaactcgatttacaaaaataggattctaatattgtatttttcgacaccactgaattTTGAGTCGTTATAGACTAATACCCTAAACCAATATAAAATAGGATTAACTTCgccttaatatttttttaactttccaaTCTACATGTGAAACTAACTTTCCCATATTTTATCATGAGAATCATATTGTCATTTTCATGAGAAAATAACTTCCAAGAGAAAGTTAGATTCCAAAGGAAGTAAATAAAAATTGACATATAGAACGTTGGAATTACATTAAATTTCTAGGAAAATGTCTGCTTTCCATCATACTAAGCATTACCTAAAATCTAAACTCtggcattttaaaaatataagaaaaataaagagttgcATATGCTTCAAATCTCAAATCTAACGAATTTATCTATAAGCTTCCCTTTCAAACCTTAAAATCACAACAAAAACTAAACTAGCCTTTTTTGTGAGTATCATCACATTAGAGATGCATGCTATTGAAGGTTGTAAACCAAGTAttacatgaaaaataaataaatgggaaaAGTACACCAGcaatcactcaactttcaaaaaataacaaattagttCTACTAACCATTTTTCATTACAGACGTACCGTACCAGAAAAGTGACCTGGCATTTAACCAGCTCCTTACTGTCATTTAACCAGCCAGTTGAAGGGTTTGCTGCCTAGCTGggaatagaagaagaagaagaagagaataaaaaaagaacaagaaaaacaatttttttacccaaaaaattcattaattaaaattttaaataacttcCATTAACCCATAAATTAAAACCCACAAAATCATCATTAACCCAGAAATTTAATTCATATCTCTCTTTCATCTATGTTCTACAAGAAGAAAAAAATCCATGAAATCAttaacctaaaaattaaaattcttcatTTCTTGTCTCTGATTTCATCTCTTCTTCTTATAGAAAAGAAAAACCCAGAACATGTAAGAGCACAAGTTAATAGAGAATGGTCCTCTCAATCAGTGTCcaaatatcatcttcttcatcgattaacctgaaagaaaagaaaagaaaaacccaaatttCCCCTAGAAAAACTCATCTCACAGAAAAGCTTAGAACTTTTGGATCCAAGTACTTTAGGTTGAAATGGGATTAGTTCAAATCCCATTAAAGTTCTGTGTGGGAATTGATCAAAAGAAGGCCAGAACTTGAGATGGTTATAGAACAAACTTAGAAATTGGAGccattttcttttttgaatgaAGAAcgtaagattaaaaaaaatagaaatcccccccaaaaaaaatcatCTCCTACaccaattaacataaaaaatgaagaaaaaaagtcaaatctttattcaaaaaaatccaTAGTTCGAATATATCGTGTCTGTCAAATCTTCCATGACGATAATGAGTCGAGTTTTCCCTTCTCCTTCCAGCTCTTTCTAGAATGGGTTTTCTTCAAATGAAGAAAGTATGCTATTTGAAAACTAATTTATAATCAAATCGGAATCCAAATCCAAAAACTCCAACCCCAGAAAAGATATAATCAAAATTGGTGTGTGAAGCATATTCGATTGGAAGCTCTTCTTCACTAGGTTAAGCGACAAGAAGTTGGGAGGAGGTGAATAAACGATGAGGAAGGAAAAGTTTGGATCTCTGATGATTTTTCTTGTTTTGACATCTccatttcttctcttcttcttcttttactaTTTTGTTTGGTTCTTAAATTGGGTTTCCATCTTGGCAAGTTAATTGGCCACGTCATCTGTTCCGTTAGGCCTATAATTGAAAACATTAGGGAGtgattgatttgttattttttaataacgttagtgactgatttattttttaaaaagttaaatgaCTGAATTAAAAATTGAGTGACCGTTTTATCATTAAGATCAAAGTTGGATGAGAGTTAGTGTACTTTATCCTAAATAAATTCCTAAAAACACTCCCCTCTTGTTTTtcctaaccaaaaaaaaaatgttcacAAAAATCCCACATGGAATTAGGAGCCAATTTCATGTTGAACCGCCATCATGAGCAAGCTATCTTGATCGAGAGCCACGATGACGGGCAAACTGCCCATCCCACGAGCCATGGCCATCATGATCTCCTTCACCAGCGCCGCGAACTCATAGAGATCCAGCTTCCCATTGCGATCCTCATCGAACTTATCGAATATCATGCTGTGAAAATTGTCAATATCTTCTTTGGACACCGTGGATTCATGTTCCACCGTGAAAAGCAAATCCAGCCCTTCTCTAAGTTTCCTCCGACAAATCACTCCGTTCCCGTTGGAATCCAACATTTTGAAGTACTTTTCCACGCATTTCTTGAATGCTTCTTTTGCTTCCACGAATCTCGTAACTGTTTTTCTATCAAGAACTGCTACACTcatctttttaaaataaattaaatctttaaatataaaaatggtgaatgagatgactaatatttctctcttttttgtttttgtagatttaatttagttatatatAGTTAGTTTTCTTCGCTAAATCTGGAAGAGCTTTCAATGGTTGGTTGGCATATGGCATTCCGTTCTTGACCAAGTTTCTTTTGTGAAAATGTGGGCAATTATTTTTGTCAACATTGTTTtcaatttcagtttttttttcatCGATTCTATTTACAATCCAATCACAATTTCGTTAAtagtattaataaaaattttaaggaatAATCCAACTCCCCTTATCCAAGCTTCAGCTTGTATCTAAATTCGAGTAAGTAATATtacattttaagaaaaataagaaccgaatttattattaagttcTATCTTttataggggtgagcaaaactcgattcagttcgaaaagtacaaaaaaaaatgaacttCAAGTTAATCTGGTAGAATTATTTGAGTCAACTTGAATAAGTAAATTGAGTTTCGAGTTCGGgtcaagttgaattttacaattcaaataactcgaacaaTTCGAATAAGTCAAATACAGATTGGTGCAAATACCCTTTTGGTCcgtgtcaattttgaaaatgagcaaattggtctctttcaacaaaaattacaaaataattcaaaataattttcaaaaattcaaaataatttttaaaattcaaaatatttataaaagttccaaaattttctaaaataataaatttagggaCCTAAATAAGTcaatgattcaaatttatcatactaaagtatcttatttattattattttgctttgaaaaagttttcaaatatatatagtttcaaattttTGTACTCTAacaattagttatactgtaacaatattttaatttaacatgtttaattttttaacttaactcaaacaatttcactcgactcaatttaaaaaaatttcaaatcgagtaaggatgataaaataggacttgtcaactcgattaactcaatttttttttcactcgattcattcgaatgctcacccctaatctTTTAGACATTTTTCAAATCATTTAAAGTTTTATAGATCATTTCTAGGCTTTCTCTAAAGTCTGATTGCATTCAAGGTTCATACAAAACTCCTTTAGATAAAAAAGAACAAGGCAGAGGCAAACAAGACTAGTGTCGTAACCCTAAGTCTTCTATTGCTAAATAAGTCAAAACTTCTTTATTTTCATGCTAAGATAAATACTATATAATCCCAAACATGTACCAATCAATTTTAATCTATATAATACTTCATTAATTCATCATATAACAATTACTCACTTAATGTCTCAACAATTTCATTTTAACTTGTCTCATGTATTAGCAATTTTATCACTTATAACAACTTTTTAGCATTTTCACTAATTACACATATACTCTTAATAAGGTTGTCTACTTGACTAGcaatcactaaatcatttttatcttggTCTATAGAAAtcgaaattaagatctgcttgttGCTTTTGGAACTAGAATCAATGAACTATTAACcataaaaaattcagaatttaGTTCAAAGTAGATTAATACAAGTTTTTCTTCAAATCTTCCCCTATTTTGCTGCTAGGCAGCTCTGACCCTTCTCCACTATGTATTATTTGTCTTTCTATTTAGAATTTGTATAACATTCCGTTTATTTCtcatgaaattagactcaataatatttttaGACATATAAAGTTCATCTTCTAActatttttgaacaatttttaatggttttttaaagtcagaacaggggatcctgAAATTTATCTAACCTTGTCTTTGTAACAGTTTGATTTTTTAAtagtgtcgaaaacagtggttcgaGGTCACCAAATCCGATGGGTaagctttaaatattaaataataatatttacgagtcaaatatgaattttttttaaaaaggtttttgaattgataatttgtgttttgtaataaattattaggtcaagtggttttagaaaatgaggtattgagacctcgtttctataaatcgagccgtaaatatttttataaatattttttataaatatttacagagtgatattaaggtggtattaaagtttcattgaaaaattttacatttcgatagttatttaattaaaaaggactaaattataaaagatgtaaaatttaatcactcTTTGATTAACTGAGTAATTGATAAatgaaaagggacttaaatggtaattaaaccatggtcaaagtTTCCTAGTGTGGTGTCATGATTGATTCCACTAGCTTTTGGATTAATTATTCTTTTAGTCCTAATAagtttgggattaaattgtaaataagtttatttagttagaatgtaattaaattgaaggaccaattgtgaaattaaaccttCCTTTGATGGTAATTGTGCCATTTATTTATgtgatggacaaatatggacatagGTTtggtgttttaaattaattattaactaagggtaatatggtaatttgatggattaaattaa is part of the Gossypium hirsutum isolate 1008001.06 chromosome D11, Gossypium_hirsutum_v2.1, whole genome shotgun sequence genome and encodes:
- the LOC107947540 gene encoding uncharacterized protein → MSVAVLDRKTVTRFVEAKEAFKKCVEKYFKMLDSNGNGVICRRKLREGLDLLFTVEHESTVSKEDIDNFHSMIFDKFDEDRNGKLDLYEFAALVKEIMMAMARGMGSLPVIVALDQDSLLMMAVQHEIGS